A genome region from Thermoanaerobacterium xylanolyticum LX-11 includes the following:
- a CDS encoding phosphatase PAP2 family protein — MQAAIIKDIQLLSNPILDYFFICITMMGSSLFYFLALPLFYWCIDKRFGLKLGLVLLSSIYVNTVIKNVTMVQRPIGYPGIRSIFTQSAGGYSFPSGHAQGTTTFWGTMMFKYNKKITKILGVAAIILVSLSRLYLGVHWPVDIVGGILIALLVIIVAELVDSIIIEGKYDIKLIYKIILSLIVPLGLIILFPYNENFEYMALASGTMIGYFIDQHYFKFTVNNTVKGQIAKLIIGISIFAVILSTLKYLLPYTEIFNAFRYFIGGLWISIGAPLLFNKLKLNKKTL, encoded by the coding sequence ATGCAAGCAGCCATAATAAAGGATATTCAGCTTCTATCAAATCCAATTTTAGATTATTTTTTTATATGTATAACAATGATGGGAAGCTCATTATTTTATTTTTTAGCACTGCCTTTATTTTATTGGTGCATTGATAAAAGATTTGGACTTAAATTGGGGTTAGTGCTTTTGTCATCTATATACGTCAATACAGTAATAAAAAACGTAACAATGGTTCAAAGGCCAATTGGATACCCTGGTATCAGATCGATTTTTACACAATCCGCTGGCGGATATTCATTTCCCAGTGGCCATGCACAAGGTACAACTACGTTTTGGGGCACAATGATGTTTAAATACAATAAGAAAATCACAAAAATTTTAGGTGTTGCTGCAATAATACTCGTCTCCCTTTCGCGGTTGTACCTTGGCGTTCACTGGCCTGTCGATATAGTTGGTGGAATTTTAATCGCTTTGTTAGTGATAATAGTCGCGGAACTTGTAGACAGCATAATAATCGAAGGTAAGTATGATATAAAGCTTATATATAAGATAATTCTTTCGCTAATTGTGCCTCTAGGATTGATAATTTTGTTTCCATACAATGAAAACTTCGAATACATGGCATTGGCATCTGGTACAATGATAGGATATTTTATTGACCAACATTACTTTAAATTTACCGTAAATAACACGGTTAAAGGTCAAATAGCAAAGTTGATAATTGGTATATCAATTTTTGCTGTAATATTAAGCACTTTGAAATATTTGCTGCCTTATACAGAAATTTTCAATGCATTTAGATATTTCATTGGCGGATTATGGATTTCAATTGGAGCACCACTTCTATTCAATAAACTCAAGCTTAACAAAAAAACCTTATAA
- a CDS encoding NAD(P)/FAD-dependent oxidoreductase: MMNFIIIGNGIAALQAAENIRKNDGESKITMISREKYNTYYRVKLSHLLGQQFDLEKLYVKPDQWYKDNNIDVLLKRNVLSVDTDKKIVKLDDGSILTYDVLIIASGSHSFVPQVKGNDKKGVYTVRSLDDVEKLNEHINGKKRGVVVGGGLLGLEAAWSLRQSGYDMTVVEFFPRLLPKQSDEEGSRIIEKIIKDSGINLVLGAEVEGIIGDTADGVMLKNGIKIDADFVIFSAGVRPNLDAIKDSGIKVNKGIVVDDFMKTNIDDVYAAGDVAEHNGKIYGLWTVALAQGRTAGLNAVGVNTVYKEVLPSSTLKITGVDVFSSGNIFDEAAISYRYKDGNTYYKLFVKENKLIGTILIGDISYSTKIKKVIDSGLDLKELLDSSNDAKEILEKI; the protein is encoded by the coding sequence ATGATGAATTTCATAATAATAGGAAACGGGATTGCTGCACTTCAAGCTGCTGAAAATATCAGAAAGAACGATGGTGAATCAAAAATTACGATGATTTCGAGGGAGAAATACAACACATATTACAGGGTGAAATTGTCACATTTACTTGGGCAGCAATTTGATTTGGAAAAATTATATGTAAAGCCTGATCAATGGTATAAAGATAACAATATAGACGTTTTGCTTAAGAGAAATGTGCTTTCAGTAGATACAGATAAAAAAATTGTGAAGTTGGATGACGGCAGCATTTTAACATATGATGTTCTCATAATCGCATCTGGAAGTCATAGTTTTGTTCCACAAGTTAAAGGAAACGATAAAAAAGGTGTTTACACTGTGAGAAGCCTTGACGATGTGGAAAAATTAAACGAGCATATAAATGGCAAAAAACGAGGTGTAGTAGTGGGCGGTGGATTGTTAGGACTCGAAGCGGCCTGGTCATTAAGACAAAGTGGTTACGACATGACAGTTGTAGAATTTTTTCCAAGGTTGCTGCCTAAACAGTCTGACGAGGAAGGATCAAGGATTATTGAAAAGATCATTAAAGATAGCGGTATAAATCTTGTATTAGGTGCAGAAGTAGAGGGGATAATTGGTGATACAGCAGACGGTGTTATGCTTAAAAATGGAATTAAAATAGATGCTGATTTTGTGATATTTTCAGCAGGCGTAAGACCAAATTTGGATGCGATTAAAGATTCAGGCATAAAAGTCAATAAAGGAATTGTAGTTGATGATTTTATGAAGACAAATATTGACGATGTATATGCAGCAGGTGATGTTGCTGAGCACAACGGCAAAATATATGGGCTTTGGACCGTCGCTTTGGCTCAAGGGAGGACGGCAGGTTTAAATGCTGTTGGTGTTAATACGGTATACAAAGAAGTCCTTCCGTCAAGCACATTGAAGATAACTGGTGTGGATGTTTTTTCATCGGGAAATATTTTCGATGAAGCTGCTATATCCTACAGATATAAAGATGGAAATACTTATTATAAATTGTTTGTTAAAGAAAATAAATTGATAGGAACAATTCTCATAGGTGATATAAGCTATTCTACAAAAATAAAGAAAGTCATAGATTCTGGGCTTGATTTAAAAGAGCTTTTAGATTCATCTAATGATGCCAAGGAAATATTAGAAAAAATATAA
- a CDS encoding FprA family A-type flavoprotein: MDKVVKIKNDVYWVGVLDPDLEYFDIVWRTPWGTSYNSYLVKGKEKIALIETVKEPFYDEYVDKIKSFVNLKDIDYIIVDHTEPDHSGALPKLLKEAVNAEVIGSRTAITFLKGQINRDFKFRIVNDGDSIDLGGKTLKFIMAPFLHWPDTMFTYLEEERILFTCDAFGCHYTPKHLFNDLEDDFKEAYKLYFDSIISPFKPKVLEALEKIKDIPLDVIAVGHGPVLRENIDKYLQDYEKWSKEDVAQKKKVLIYYVSAYGNTRKMAEEIGNGIKDSGVIDVEIYNAKAVDLDDVRDKIEKADGLLFGSPTITGDAVEPIWNVIDRINPIKNKNKPAAVFGSYGWSGEAIPLMEERLKGLKLNLVEPGLKVNFIPSDDDIERCRDFGRIFASSLV; the protein is encoded by the coding sequence ATGGATAAAGTCGTTAAAATAAAAAATGATGTTTACTGGGTGGGAGTTTTGGATCCTGATCTTGAGTATTTTGATATAGTATGGAGAACACCATGGGGAACATCTTACAATTCATATCTTGTAAAAGGAAAAGAAAAAATTGCATTGATTGAAACGGTAAAAGAGCCATTTTACGATGAGTACGTCGATAAGATAAAAAGCTTTGTAAATTTAAAAGACATTGATTATATTATTGTAGACCATACAGAACCTGATCATTCTGGTGCATTGCCGAAACTTCTCAAAGAGGCGGTAAACGCAGAAGTCATTGGCAGCAGGACGGCTATAACTTTTTTGAAAGGACAGATAAACCGCGATTTTAAGTTTAGAATAGTAAATGATGGTGACTCTATTGATTTAGGCGGTAAGACATTAAAATTCATCATGGCACCGTTTCTTCATTGGCCAGATACGATGTTCACTTATTTAGAGGAAGAAAGAATTTTATTTACATGCGATGCTTTTGGCTGCCATTATACACCTAAACATCTTTTTAACGATCTTGAAGATGATTTTAAAGAAGCTTACAAGCTTTACTTTGATTCCATCATAAGCCCATTTAAGCCAAAGGTTTTGGAGGCATTGGAAAAAATTAAGGATATTCCTCTTGATGTAATAGCAGTAGGACATGGACCTGTGCTGAGGGAAAATATCGATAAGTATTTGCAGGATTATGAGAAGTGGAGCAAAGAAGATGTAGCTCAAAAAAAGAAAGTGCTCATATACTATGTTTCTGCATACGGAAACACGAGAAAAATGGCTGAGGAGATTGGCAATGGCATAAAAGATTCTGGAGTTATAGATGTTGAAATATACAACGCAAAAGCTGTTGATTTAGATGATGTTAGAGATAAGATTGAAAAAGCAGATGGACTTTTGTTTGGTTCCCCTACAATTACCGGTGATGCTGTTGAACCTATATGGAATGTTATAGATAGAATAAATCCAATAAAGAATAAGAATAAGCCTGCTGCAGTTTTCGGATCTTATGGATGGAGTGGCGAGGCAATACCATTGATGGAAGAAAGGCTAAAAGGTCTTAAACTTAATTTAGTTGAGCCGGGTCTTAAAGTTAATTTTATTCCAAGTGATGACGATATTGAAAGATGCAGAGATTTTGGAAGAATATTTGCTTCATCGCTTGTATAA
- a CDS encoding ribonuclease H-like YkuK family protein, whose product MNFVNPTKGVLDIDKMFNDIVEFIKDDKNSKYKLMIGTDSQPGKVICFVSAVIIYREGKGARYYYRKFQHKKIPSLRQRIFMEANYSIELANILSSKFEKMGKKDFNIEIHLDVGENGMTKDIIKEVVGMVTGCGFDAQVKPDSYGASKVADKHTKSM is encoded by the coding sequence TTGAATTTTGTAAATCCGACAAAAGGCGTTTTGGATATTGATAAGATGTTTAATGATATTGTGGAGTTTATAAAAGATGATAAGAATTCCAAGTACAAGCTTATGATAGGTACTGATTCACAGCCTGGTAAAGTCATATGCTTTGTTTCGGCAGTGATTATATATCGCGAAGGTAAAGGTGCAAGGTATTATTACAGGAAGTTTCAACATAAAAAAATTCCATCTCTAAGGCAAAGGATTTTTATGGAAGCTAATTACAGCATAGAGCTTGCAAATATATTGTCATCAAAATTTGAAAAAATGGGCAAGAAGGATTTTAATATAGAGATACATCTTGATGTTGGCGAGAATGGCATGACGAAAGATATTATAAAAGAAGTAGTGGGAATGGTTACTGGCTGTGGCTTTGATGCACAGGTAAAACCTGATTCATACGGAGCAAGCAAAGTAGCTGATAAACATACAAAGTCGATGTAA
- a CDS encoding lipid II flippase Amj family protein encodes MVDVKRLLIVCFFTMIINLIDTLSYSIRPSGVRTRKLAVSLSLFNIMAVISRLSNMIQGPFLGSLVDISIKYKMVSALSIDMRFVLLSATLGAVIGAPLMPTFVSVFSSAINGMEKAGSVPKLVLMSLKWSSIKKIRTKIVLPKFSMLKGIKETKIPKSFLVYNVIITSIYTTGIISSLYAGALLPEFRTTASLLSGIVNGFATILLTVIVDPVAALITDQALAGKRTQQDVNTMVILLVFGKIIGTLLAQIVFVPASHLILFVTKLIV; translated from the coding sequence ATGGTAGATGTAAAGAGGCTATTAATCGTTTGCTTTTTCACAATGATAATAAATTTGATCGATACATTATCGTATTCTATAAGGCCATCCGGCGTAAGGACCAGGAAGCTGGCAGTTTCATTATCATTGTTTAATATAATGGCTGTAATTTCCAGATTATCAAACATGATTCAAGGGCCCTTTTTAGGAAGTCTTGTTGATATATCCATAAAGTACAAAATGGTTTCAGCGCTAAGCATCGATATGAGATTTGTATTGTTGTCGGCTACATTAGGCGCTGTCATAGGTGCGCCGTTAATGCCTACGTTTGTTTCAGTGTTTTCGTCTGCCATAAATGGCATGGAGAAAGCTGGATCTGTGCCGAAACTTGTACTCATGTCTTTAAAGTGGAGCAGCATAAAGAAAATAAGGACTAAGATAGTTTTACCTAAGTTTAGCATGTTAAAAGGCATCAAAGAGACGAAAATACCTAAGAGCTTTCTGGTTTACAATGTGATAATCACTTCTATATACACAACAGGCATTATATCGTCTTTGTATGCAGGTGCATTGTTACCTGAATTTAGAACTACAGCAAGTTTGCTTTCGGGAATAGTCAATGGCTTTGCCACAATTCTTTTGACAGTCATTGTCGATCCTGTTGCAGCACTTATTACGGATCAAGCACTGGCTGGGAAAAGAACACAGCAAGATGTAAACACAATGGTGATATTATTAGTATTCGGAAAAATAATAGGTACGCTATTGGCGCAAATAGTCTTTGTACCGGCATCTCATTTGATTCTCTTTGTCACAAAATTAATTGTTTAA
- a CDS encoding MFS transporter translates to MENLRTNKWIILSAVLIGTVMGPIDGSVTNIAMPQLAKIFHTDITTTSWISMTYLLMLSSLMLTFGRLGDMVGYKKLYQYGLITFSVTSAILSMSNNIYMLIIVRAFQAIGAGMLMSMAPAIITATFPPSERGKALGFNAMAVSIGLSIGPTLGGFLLTYLGWRSIFYINIPIGIIGFIWAQIVVPDNKGIPEKFDPFGALSAFIFLTALLLFISEGGTWGWTSILSIVSLLTSITFFIAFVIIEYKVEFPMLDLSLFKIRLFTFGNLSTLINFMAQNTMTFLTPFLLQKIGYSTDISGIIMTSFPLIMLVVAPLSGILSDRYGAQILSTIGALITAVALFSMSTLTLHSSMASIMLRLGLFGIGNGIFQTPNNSSIMGSVSRNRLGIASAFLATMRNAGMVLGIAMGSAIFTNRQMFYESLKINSSSAFLLGLRDAYIVAGIFSIICALTSLVRDKINKKNNLEKDGM, encoded by the coding sequence ATGGAAAATCTTCGCACTAATAAATGGATAATCTTATCTGCTGTACTAATAGGAACAGTCATGGGGCCTATAGACGGCAGTGTAACAAATATTGCAATGCCACAACTAGCAAAAATTTTCCACACAGATATTACTACTACTAGCTGGATTTCGATGACATACTTATTAATGCTTTCAAGTTTAATGTTGACATTTGGCAGGCTTGGAGATATGGTAGGCTATAAAAAACTATATCAGTATGGTCTTATAACTTTTTCCGTCACTTCCGCCATATTAAGTATGTCAAACAATATCTACATGCTTATTATTGTAAGGGCCTTTCAAGCTATAGGTGCTGGTATGCTTATGTCAATGGCTCCGGCTATAATAACTGCTACATTCCCTCCAAGCGAAAGAGGGAAAGCATTAGGCTTTAATGCAATGGCCGTATCTATAGGGCTTTCGATAGGACCTACATTAGGTGGTTTCTTGCTTACATACTTAGGCTGGAGATCGATATTCTATATAAACATACCAATAGGCATAATTGGTTTTATATGGGCTCAAATAGTAGTTCCAGATAATAAAGGAATTCCAGAGAAATTTGACCCATTTGGGGCATTATCAGCATTTATCTTTCTCACTGCACTTCTCCTATTTATATCTGAAGGAGGTACTTGGGGCTGGACGTCTATCTTAAGCATCGTATCTCTATTGACATCTATAACATTTTTTATAGCATTTGTAATAATAGAATACAAAGTAGAGTTTCCAATGCTCGACTTAAGCTTATTTAAAATAAGATTATTTACCTTTGGAAATCTCAGCACCTTAATAAATTTTATGGCGCAAAACACCATGACGTTTTTGACTCCTTTTCTTTTACAAAAAATTGGGTATTCTACAGATATATCTGGCATAATCATGACATCTTTCCCGTTGATAATGCTTGTTGTTGCACCATTAAGTGGCATTTTATCTGACAGATATGGAGCACAAATTTTATCTACTATTGGCGCTTTGATTACAGCCGTTGCACTTTTCTCTATGTCTACACTGACATTACATTCATCGATGGCATCAATAATGTTAAGATTAGGTCTTTTCGGCATTGGCAACGGAATTTTCCAAACGCCTAACAACAGCTCTATAATGGGCAGTGTATCAAGAAATAGACTCGGCATCGCATCTGCCTTCTTAGCCACAATGAGAAATGCAGGAATGGTTCTCGGTATAGCCATGGGAAGTGCAATATTTACCAACAGGCAGATGTTTTATGAATCGCTTAAAATAAACAGTAGCAGTGCGTTTTTACTTGGATTGAGGGATGCATATATAGTAGCAGGGATATTTTCCATAATCTGTGCATTAACATCACTCGTTAGGGATAAAATTAATAAAAAGAATAATTTAGAAAAGGATGGAATGTAA
- the ndk gene encoding nucleoside-diphosphate kinase, with product MEWTFAMVKPDGVKRGLIGEILKRYESKGLNLVAAKVIWPSLELLQKHYEEHKDKPFYNDLIRYMMSGPVFAMVLEGDNAVRIVRLLNGPTKIEDAQPGTIRGDFCTNTTFNIVHGSDSLESAKREILLWFPEYANKI from the coding sequence ATGGAATGGACATTTGCTATGGTAAAGCCAGACGGTGTAAAGCGTGGACTTATAGGTGAGATATTAAAGAGGTACGAAAGCAAAGGACTTAATCTTGTAGCTGCAAAAGTTATATGGCCTTCTTTGGAACTCCTTCAAAAGCACTATGAGGAGCACAAAGACAAACCATTTTACAATGATTTAATTCGATATATGATGTCTGGCCCTGTCTTCGCCATGGTTTTAGAAGGCGATAATGCTGTTAGAATAGTAAGACTCTTAAACGGTCCTACAAAAATTGAAGATGCTCAACCAGGTACAATACGTGGAGATTTTTGCACAAATACGACATTCAATATAGTGCATGGCTCTGACAGCTTAGAAAGTGCAAAAAGAGAAATACTTTTATGGTTTCCAGAATACGCGAATAAAATTTAG
- a CDS encoding calcium-translocating P-type ATPase, SERCA-type translates to MFQTKKPENSTIYFFNDESVKNGLSEQEARKRLLKYGHNVLDEGRKLTAFDIFLDQFKDFIVMVLLVATLISALMGEIADAVTITVIIILNAILGFVQEYRTEQSLDALKKLSAPSSKVLRDGVVKEIPSEEITVDDVILLEAGDKVPADAIVFESSNLRIDESILTGESIPVTKEPVEIGNRRVAQKNSFIYMGTVVTSGRCKALVVDVGMRTEMGKIAGMIKNIDDSMTPLQRRLDKLGKVLVTGSLLICALVVVMGIIRGESIYYMFLSGVSLAVAAIPEGLPAVVTVSLAIGVQRMLKRNAIVRKLPAVETLGCTNVICTDKTGTLTENKMTVKKFFVNDNVVEIEGKSNNVKFTINSRKVEPIYDPALKRLLEIGCMCNNADVKIEKAKVRNEVVEDVKYVGDPTEAAIMYASILGGVSKEYVEKKMKRIEEIPFDSDRKRMSVIIEENGMIYAFTKGAPDVIVELCNKILKDGREVSLSQIEKRKILDANEKFSKDALRVLAFAYRRLPKGVRYSDPSIVERDLVFVGLEGMIDPPRREVYDAVLKCKLAGIKPIMITGDHKLTATAIADELNIRSKTDNIMTGDEIDRLDDKKLNEAVENTTVYARVSPKHKLRIVRALKSRGYVVAMTGDGVNDAPAIKEADIGISMGKSGTDVAKEASSMILTDDNFATIVAAIEEGRIIYDNIRKFIRYLLSCNIGEVITMFLAALSSLELPLVPIQILMVNLVTDGLPALALGLDPADKDIMNLKPRKADESIFANGLGIRIGIVGTLMAVCTLSSYIFALTYGTLDRARTIAFSTLVMVELIHSFECRSERHLIFELGLFTNKYLVVAVIASFLLFLSTIYIPFLSAVFRTIPLTWFDWLVVVFFSSIEFVFNNLYTAFVLPKKEAK, encoded by the coding sequence ATGTTTCAAACAAAAAAACCAGAAAATAGTACAATTTACTTCTTTAACGATGAATCTGTCAAAAATGGGTTAAGCGAACAAGAAGCACGCAAGAGATTATTGAAATACGGTCATAATGTTCTTGATGAAGGTAGAAAATTGACTGCTTTCGATATTTTTTTAGATCAATTTAAAGATTTCATTGTGATGGTTTTGTTGGTTGCAACGTTGATTTCTGCTCTAATGGGAGAAATAGCCGATGCTGTGACGATCACGGTTATTATAATCCTTAACGCAATTCTTGGTTTTGTGCAAGAATACAGGACCGAACAGTCACTGGATGCTCTGAAAAAACTTTCTGCGCCATCTTCAAAGGTTTTAAGGGATGGTGTTGTAAAAGAAATACCTTCAGAAGAAATAACAGTTGATGATGTAATATTGCTTGAAGCAGGCGACAAAGTACCAGCAGATGCTATTGTATTTGAATCTTCTAACTTAAGGATTGATGAATCTATTTTAACAGGTGAGTCTATACCTGTAACAAAAGAACCTGTCGAAATAGGAAATAGGAGGGTGGCGCAAAAAAATAGCTTTATATACATGGGTACTGTAGTCACGAGCGGACGCTGCAAAGCTTTAGTTGTTGATGTAGGTATGAGGACTGAAATGGGCAAAATTGCAGGGATGATTAAAAATATTGACGATAGCATGACACCACTTCAAAGAAGGCTCGATAAATTAGGTAAGGTCCTTGTAACAGGTTCTTTATTAATTTGCGCTCTTGTGGTAGTTATGGGAATCATTAGAGGCGAGTCTATTTATTACATGTTTTTGTCTGGAGTTAGCCTTGCTGTAGCTGCTATACCTGAAGGTCTTCCTGCAGTTGTCACCGTATCGCTTGCTATAGGAGTACAAAGGATGTTAAAGCGAAATGCGATTGTCAGGAAACTTCCGGCTGTAGAGACGCTTGGATGTACAAATGTCATCTGTACTGATAAAACAGGCACTTTGACGGAAAACAAAATGACAGTTAAAAAGTTTTTTGTGAATGATAATGTTGTAGAAATTGAGGGAAAGTCAAACAACGTTAAATTTACAATAAATAGTAGGAAGGTAGAGCCAATTTATGATCCTGCATTAAAAAGGCTATTAGAAATAGGATGTATGTGCAATAATGCGGACGTAAAAATAGAAAAGGCCAAAGTAAGAAATGAAGTTGTAGAAGATGTAAAATACGTTGGAGATCCTACAGAAGCTGCCATTATGTATGCATCAATTTTAGGAGGTGTATCTAAAGAATACGTAGAAAAAAAGATGAAACGAATCGAAGAAATTCCATTTGATTCAGACAGAAAAAGGATGAGCGTAATAATTGAAGAAAATGGTATGATTTACGCATTTACGAAAGGAGCACCTGATGTTATAGTAGAGCTTTGCAATAAGATTTTGAAAGATGGTAGGGAAGTTTCTTTAAGCCAAATTGAAAAGAGAAAGATACTTGATGCAAACGAGAAGTTCAGTAAGGATGCTCTTAGGGTATTAGCATTTGCATATAGGAGGCTTCCTAAAGGAGTTAGATACAGCGATCCTTCAATAGTTGAAAGGGATTTAGTCTTTGTTGGATTAGAAGGAATGATAGATCCACCCAGAAGAGAAGTATACGATGCTGTATTAAAATGTAAATTGGCAGGTATTAAACCTATAATGATAACAGGAGACCATAAGTTAACTGCTACAGCTATTGCAGATGAATTGAATATACGCTCAAAAACTGATAATATAATGACGGGAGACGAGATAGATAGATTAGATGATAAAAAACTTAATGAAGCAGTAGAGAATACGACGGTTTACGCGAGAGTTTCTCCAAAACATAAACTGAGGATTGTAAGAGCTTTAAAAAGCAGGGGATATGTTGTTGCAATGACTGGAGATGGTGTAAATGATGCACCTGCCATTAAAGAGGCTGATATTGGTATTTCTATGGGGAAAAGCGGGACAGATGTAGCGAAAGAGGCATCTTCTATGATTTTGACTGATGACAATTTTGCTACCATTGTAGCGGCAATTGAAGAAGGAAGGATTATATACGACAACATAAGAAAATTTATAAGGTATTTATTGTCATGCAACATTGGAGAAGTAATAACGATGTTTTTAGCTGCTTTGTCATCTTTAGAGCTTCCGCTTGTTCCTATACAAATCTTGATGGTAAATCTTGTGACGGATGGGTTACCTGCATTAGCATTGGGGCTTGATCCTGCTGATAAAGACATAATGAATTTAAAGCCGAGAAAGGCAGATGAAAGCATTTTTGCAAACGGTCTTGGAATAAGAATAGGCATCGTTGGAACTTTAATGGCTGTTTGCACGCTGTCATCGTACATATTTGCTTTGACTTATGGCACATTGGACAGGGCAAGAACGATTGCGTTTTCGACTTTAGTCATGGTGGAGCTTATACATTCATTTGAATGCAGGTCTGAAAGACATTTGATATTCGAATTAGGCTTATTTACAAATAAATATCTTGTAGTTGCAGTTATTGCATCATTTTTGCTTTTTCTCTCAACTATATACATACCATTTTTAAGTGCTGTTTTTAGGACTATACCATTGACTTGGTTTGACTGGTTGGTAGTAGTATTTTTTTCATCTATAGAATTTGTTTTTAACAATCTGTATACTGCCTTTGTGTTGCCAAAAAAAGAGGCGAAGTAA
- a CDS encoding DUF2225 domain-containing protein: MDSFLYDTKTKCPVCGREFTYTKVRMSHLRIREIRKDLYTKYEGIEPFFYDPIVCPNCGYAALNESFNNITEESKKEVLSKITTNWTKRKFSGERTPKKALESYLLSLYCSEIKNDKDIIFAKTCLRISWIYDILGDTANKIKFLKISLDKYEKAYEGNDSFEGEIQLIYLIGELNKILGNRDEALKWFNKVINHPLRSNYSMIVDFARDEWQSLKI; the protein is encoded by the coding sequence ATGGATTCTTTTTTGTATGATACAAAGACAAAATGTCCAGTATGTGGCAGAGAATTTACTTATACTAAAGTAAGAATGTCGCATTTGAGAATTAGAGAAATCAGAAAGGATCTGTATACAAAGTATGAGGGAATAGAGCCTTTTTTTTATGATCCCATTGTATGCCCAAATTGTGGTTATGCTGCATTAAACGAATCTTTTAACAACATTACTGAAGAAAGTAAAAAAGAAGTTCTTTCAAAAATCACTACAAATTGGACAAAAAGAAAGTTTTCTGGTGAAAGGACTCCTAAAAAAGCTTTAGAATCATATCTTTTGTCTTTATATTGTTCAGAAATAAAGAACGATAAAGATATAATATTTGCTAAGACATGCTTAAGGATAAGTTGGATATACGACATATTAGGAGATACTGCCAATAAAATAAAGTTCTTAAAGATTTCATTAGATAAGTATGAGAAAGCATATGAAGGAAATGATTCATTTGAAGGTGAAATACAGCTTATATATTTGATAGGTGAGCTAAACAAGATATTAGGCAATAGAGATGAAGCTCTAAAATGGTTTAATAAGGTAATAAATCATCCATTGAGAAGCAATTATTCTATGATAGTTGATTTTGCAAGGGATGAATGGCAAAGCCTAAAAATATGA